Within the Kiritimatiellia bacterium genome, the region ATGCTGGAAATGCGTGTGGTTTTCGGAGACGCCCTGGTTGAATTGGGCAGGGTGAACGAAAGAGTGGTGGTTTTGGACGCCGATGTCGGGTCCTCAACCCAGTCAATCCGCTTTAAAAAACATTTTCCGGAACGCTTTTATCAAGTTGGCGTGGCTGAACAGAATATGATGGGCATAGCCGCCGGACTTGCTGCCTCCGGTTTTATACCGTTTGCATCCGCATTCGCGGCTTTTGCGGCGCGGAAGGCTTGCGATCAGGTAAGCATCTCCATCGCGTATCCCAGACTGAACGTCAAGATTAACGGCGGTTATGGCGGGGTTTCCACCGGCAAAGCCGGCGCCACGCACCAGGCCTTTGAGGATTTGGCCATTATGCGGGCCATACCGAATATGACTGTAATAGCTCCGGCCGATGCCGTGGAAACCAAACAGGCGGTGTTTGCCGCGGCGGAACATGCCGGTCCGGTATATTTGCGGACGGTGCGTTGCGCGGTGCCGGCGGTCTTTGAAGAAGGGCATGAATTTAGAATCGGCCGGTCTTATACGCTCAGGGAAGGGAAAGATATTACCCTGATTTCCACTGGCATGATGACTGCCAAAGTCCTTAAAGCATGCGGGATTCTCAAGGATGAGGGGATTTCCGCCCGAGTGATTCATATGCCGACTTTAAAACCGATTGACGAGGCGGCAATTATCCGGGCGTCATGCGAAACCGGGAAAATCATCACGGTGGAAAATCATGGCGTCATTGGCGGATTGGGAAGCGCGGCGGCTGAGGTTTTAACGGCGCATGCGCCGTGTCATTTGCGGCGGCTGGGCGTGCAGGATTCTTTCGGGGAATCGGGCGATGATGAGGCGTTTTTCTCCAAGTACGGCATGAACGTTGAAAATATCGTGAAATGCGCGGAAGATTTTTTAAGCATTTCGCCATCGGAAAGAAAGCAGAGGGACTGAAGTGAAAATTGCCGTGGCCGCCGAAGTTTGCTCTTTTGAATTGATGCAGATGGTCAAGGAGCATTTGCGTGAAAACGGGCGCCAAGTCATGGATTTGGGCATGCAAAATACGGACAAGCCGGATTTCTTTTATAATATCGCTCCCAAGGTGGTTAGGGTGGTTCTGGCGAAGGAAGCCGACCGTGGAATTTTGATGTGCGGGACCGGCATGGGAGTCTGTCTCTGCGCCAACAAGTTCAAGGGCATATACGCGGGCGTGGCCGAATCGGCGACCACGGCGCGGCTGCATTATGTGATCAACCGCGCCAATATTCTCTGTATGGGCGCCTGGATAGTGGGAAAACTGCAGGCTTTTGACATTGTGGACGCGTATCTTGACGCCGAGATCGGCGCAGGCATGAGCGTGGAACGCCGCAAGGTCCAGGCGGCCGGCTTTGCGGAAATCCAGAAATATGAACGGGCAAATTTTAAATGATTCAGGAAAATAATACCAATGCTGAAAATAAAAAATTACATTAACGGCCAATGGCGGGAAGCGGAAAACACGGATTATCTTGACGTGGATAATCCGAGTACGGGAGAGGTCATTGCCCGGGTGCCGCTTTCCACGGCCGCGGAAACGAATCGCGCCATTGAAGCGGCCCATGCGGCTTTTGCCGGCTGGCGCCGGACCCCGGTTGCGCGGCGCGTTCTCTGCCTTTATGAGTTATTGCATATCTTGCGCGGCCGGGAGGAGGAAATTTCCAGGACGCTGGCGCGGGAAATGGGCAAATCCCTGCCGGACGCCCGAGCAGAGATGAAGCGGGTCTTTGAAAATATTGAAACCGCCTGCGGCATGCCGGTGCTGCAACAGGGCGACAGGTTAATCGGCGCATCGTTTGATATTGACGGCGAAGTCATCCGGCTGCCGTTGGGAGTATTCGGCGTGATCGCGCCTTTCAATTTTCCGGCCATGGTTCCATTCTGGTTTATTCCTTATGCCATAGCAACGGGCAACACATGCGTGCTTAAAACATCCAAACAGGTTCCCTGCACCATGCAGTTGATCGCCGGCCGCATGGATCAAACCGGTTTGCCGCCCGGCGTGTTCAACCTGGTTAATGGAGACAAGACCGTGGCGAACGCCTTGATAGATAGTCCGCTGGTTAAGGGGATATCGCTGGTTGGCTCCACTCCGGTCTGCCGGCAGGTTGCGGAAAAATGTGCCCGGGCCAACAAGCGGTTTCAGGCCATGGGCGGAGCAAAGAACCATCTGGTGGTAATGCCCGATGCCAGAGTGGACGAAGTCATCCGGAACATGGTTTCGTCCTGTTACGGGTGCGCCGGCCAGCGGTGCATGGCGGCCAGCGCTATTATCTGCGTGGGGGAGAAGACCTACCGCGCCGTCTGCGACGGGTTCATCAAGGCTTCCCGCGAAGTGATCGTCGCGAATCCGCTTAATCCAAAGGTGGCGGAGGAGGAGATGGTAATGGGGCCGGTTATCTCGGCCAATGCCAGAAACTTTATTCTGGAAATGATAGAAACCGGCGTCAGGGAGGGCGCGTCTCTTGCCCTGGATGGGCGCGGTCTGGTAGTTGAGGGATGTGAAAATGGATATTTTATAGGGCCGACTGTTTTTGTTGACGTCAAGCCGGGAATGAAAATCCATACAACGGAAATATTCGGGCCGGTGGTGGTCATTATGAAGGCGGAAACCCTGGACCAGGCGCTTGCGGTTATCAACAACCACCAATACGCCAACGGCGCCTCCATCTATACTCGGAACGGTTACTATGCCAGAAAGTTCAAGATTGAGGCTGAGGTCGGCATGATCGGCATCAACGTCGGAATTCCGGCGCCGGTGGCTTGCCTGCCTTTTGGCGGGATGAAGGCTTCGCAGTTTGCCGATATCAAAGCGCAGGGAAAAGCGGTCATCAGCTTCTTAACGGAAGATAAAATAGTTACCGAACGTTACTGGAAAGAGGAACCGTAAATGAAACGAGCCGGTAAAACAGGCGGTTCTGCGATAACAAGGAGGATTTTGGCGCTTGCGGCGCATGGCGGTGTTGCCCGGGCGATTGCCGCCGGCAAAATGAAGCAATTTCAGGATATATCCGTTTCCGAGGCGATTGTGCTTGGACTCTATAACCAGGGCGTCACAAAATATGCCGCGGTGTTCGGCCACGGCGTTACGGATATTGGCGATGTCCTGCGGGTTTATGAAAAAGCCGGCCTGGTCCGGGTCTGGAACATGAGGCACGAAACCGCCGCGGCCCATGCCGTTACGGCCCTTAAGGTGCGCACCGGTGAGACAGCCGCGGTGATCACCTCAATCGGGCCCGGCGCCATGCATGCTTTTGCCGGCGCCTTATGTGCGGCTTCCAACGGCGCCGGCGTTTACCATATTTACGGGGACGAGACCACGCATGACGAAGGATTTAACATGCAGCAGATACCTAAAAATGAACAGGGGTTATTCCTTAAAATGATGTCCGTCATGGGAAATGCCTATGCCTTGTACGAGAAAGAATCAATTTTTACCGCACTGCGGCGTGGTGCGGTCGCGACGGGCCGGAGAGGATTCAGCGGCCCTTTTTTCATGCTCGCCCCAATGAACGTGCAGTCCGCGGTTTTAGAGAACTGCAATCTCCTTGAATTTCCCGGCGAGTATGTTGAGCCCCGCGTCGTTTGCGAAAATGACGCGGCCTTTGAGCGAGCCGTGTCGGCAACCCTTGCGGCAAGGCGAATTACGATCAAAATCGGGGCCGGCGCGCGGGGATGCGGCGCGGAAATCATGGAACTGGCGGAGCTGCTGGATGCCGCCATCGTAAGCGGGCCTTCCAGCGCCGGCATTATTCCCTATTCCGCAGAGCGATACATGTGTGTCGGCGGGTCAAAAGGGTCAATTTGCGGAAATTATTGCATGAACGAGGCCGATCTGGCGATCATTATCGGCGCGCGCGCCGTCTGCCAGTGGGATTGTTCCGGAACAGCATGGAAAAAGGCCGGAAAAATTGTCAATTTCAACATGGATGCGCATCATGCGGCCCATTATAACCGGACCATCCCGATTGTCGGCGACGCAAAATCAAATTTGAGGAAATTTATTGCATGCCTGAAAAACAAAGATATGAAACGGGAACGCACAAAATGGACTGACGCAATTTTTCAAAAGAGGAAAGATTGGCAAAATTTTAAAAAGAAACGATATGCAGTCCCGGCGTTGTTTGACGCCGCTTTTAAGAAGAAAGTTTTGACCCAGCCGGTTGCGATCAAAACGGTTTGCGATTTTGCCGCCGAGGTGGATGCGGTGAAATATTTTGACTCCGGTGATGTTCAGGCCAATGGCTTTCAGATTGTGGA harbors:
- a CDS encoding transketolase family protein, producing MKANEMLEMRVVFGDALVELGRVNERVVVLDADVGSSTQSIRFKKHFPERFYQVGVAEQNMMGIAAGLAASGFIPFASAFAAFAARKACDQVSISIAYPRLNVKINGGYGGVSTGKAGATHQAFEDLAIMRAIPNMTVIAPADAVETKQAVFAAAEHAGPVYLRTVRCAVPAVFEEGHEFRIGRSYTLREGKDITLISTGMMTAKVLKACGILKDEGISARVIHMPTLKPIDEAAIIRASCETGKIITVENHGVIGGLGSAAAEVLTAHAPCHLRRLGVQDSFGESGDDEAFFSKYGMNVENIVKCAEDFLSISPSERKQRD
- a CDS encoding RpiB/LacA/LacB family sugar-phosphate isomerase is translated as MKIAVAAEVCSFELMQMVKEHLRENGRQVMDLGMQNTDKPDFFYNIAPKVVRVVLAKEADRGILMCGTGMGVCLCANKFKGIYAGVAESATTARLHYVINRANILCMGAWIVGKLQAFDIVDAYLDAEIGAGMSVERRKVQAAGFAEIQKYERANFK
- the mmsA gene encoding CoA-acylating methylmalonate-semialdehyde dehydrogenase, with amino-acid sequence MLKIKNYINGQWREAENTDYLDVDNPSTGEVIARVPLSTAAETNRAIEAAHAAFAGWRRTPVARRVLCLYELLHILRGREEEISRTLAREMGKSLPDARAEMKRVFENIETACGMPVLQQGDRLIGASFDIDGEVIRLPLGVFGVIAPFNFPAMVPFWFIPYAIATGNTCVLKTSKQVPCTMQLIAGRMDQTGLPPGVFNLVNGDKTVANALIDSPLVKGISLVGSTPVCRQVAEKCARANKRFQAMGGAKNHLVVMPDARVDEVIRNMVSSCYGCAGQRCMAASAIICVGEKTYRAVCDGFIKASREVIVANPLNPKVAEEEMVMGPVISANARNFILEMIETGVREGASLALDGRGLVVEGCENGYFIGPTVFVDVKPGMKIHTTEIFGPVVVIMKAETLDQALAVINNHQYANGASIYTRNGYYARKFKIEAEVGMIGINVGIPAPVACLPFGGMKASQFADIKAQGKAVISFLTEDKIVTERYWKEEP
- a CDS encoding thiamine pyrophosphate-dependent enzyme yields the protein MKRAGKTGGSAITRRILALAAHGGVARAIAAGKMKQFQDISVSEAIVLGLYNQGVTKYAAVFGHGVTDIGDVLRVYEKAGLVRVWNMRHETAAAHAVTALKVRTGETAAVITSIGPGAMHAFAGALCAASNGAGVYHIYGDETTHDEGFNMQQIPKNEQGLFLKMMSVMGNAYALYEKESIFTALRRGAVATGRRGFSGPFFMLAPMNVQSAVLENCNLLEFPGEYVEPRVVCENDAAFERAVSATLAARRITIKIGAGARGCGAEIMELAELLDAAIVSGPSSAGIIPYSAERYMCVGGSKGSICGNYCMNEADLAIIIGARAVCQWDCSGTAWKKAGKIVNFNMDAHHAAHYNRTIPIVGDAKSNLRKFIACLKNKDMKRERTKWTDAIFQKRKDWQNFKKKRYAVPALFDAAFKKKVLTQPVAIKTVCDFAAEVDAVKYFDSGDVQANGFQIVEDEKEGLTVTDTGASYMGFAASALLAHAMRNDKKYAIAFCGDGSFTMNPQALIDGVEHGVMACIVVFDNRRMAAISNLQKAQYGLDYKTNDSVEVDYAAWAGSVKGVLGIDGGNSVESLRKALRRAYNYPGLVLIHVPVYGGDNALGGLGVFGDWNTGPWCGRVQKKHHQIGL